In Candidatus Tanganyikabacteria bacterium, the DNA window GGCCCTGGACGCGGTGATCCCGCGCTTCGGCCAGGACGCGACCCTCGCGGCCTTCAAGGAGCTGCGCGCCGAACGCGTCATCCGCCCGAACGAACTGGTCGTGCTCGATCGCCCGGGCCGGCCACCGGAGTTTCCGGTGCGGAGCGTCGTGCTGAACCTCGCGCAGGGCTGCAACCTGTCGTGCAGCTACTGCTTCGCCGACGAGGGGCTGTATCACGACAAGCAGTACGGCTTCATGTCGGCCGAGATGGCGCGGCAGGGCGTCGACTTCGCGTTCCACGAAGGTCAGGGCCACGTCCACATCACGTTCTTCGGCGGCGAGCCCACGCTCAACTGGCCGGTCCTGGTAGAGGCGGTGCGCCATGGCGAAGAGCGGGCCGCCCGCGAGGGCCGCACCATTGACTTCTCGCTCACGACCAACGCCTCGCTGCTCGGCGACGAGCGCATCGCGTTCCTCGCCGAGCACCGCATCGGCGTCTCGGTGAGCCTCGACGGCCCGCCCGACGTCAACGATGCGTACCGCACCCGCAAGGACGGCAAGGGCAGCAGCGCCGACGTCGTGCCCCGGATCAAGCGCCTGCTGGCCGGTCATCGGACCCGGCCGATCGCCGCGCGGGTCACGCTCGCCGCCGGCAACACCGACGTGGAGCGCATCTTCGATTACCTCATGGCGCTCGGCTTCCACGAGGTCGGGTTCGCACCCGTCACGACGGCCCGGGCCGATCTGCAACTGCCGCCCGCGGATCTCGAGCAGATCCTGGCCGGCCTGCAGGATCTCGGAGCGCGCACCCATGCGGCCGCGCGGCAAGGCCGTTTCCTGGGCTTCTCCAACCTGATCAACACCTGGCAGGAGCTGCATGAGGGCAAGATCAAGTCCCACGGCTGCGGCGCGGGGATCGGTCTGCTTTCGGTGGGCGCCACCGGCGGCCTCTATCTGTGCCACCGGTTCACCGGGTCGGGCGAACACCAGTTCGGGGACCTGGCCGACGGCATCGATCGCCAGGCGCGCGGCACCTTCCTGCAGGCCGCGCACGTGGCAAACAAGGGGACCTGCCAGACCTGCTGGCTCAAGCACACCTGCGCCGGCGGCTGTTACCACGAGGCCTGGGAGCGCCTCGGTTCGGCGCTGGAGCCGAATGCCCACTACTGCGATTTCATGCGCCAGTGGATGGAGTTCGCCCTGATCACATACACCGATCTGGCCGAGAACCATCCGCGATTCATCACCGAGCACCTGGCAAAGAGGATGCGAGACCGATGACACGCCACACGCGCCGGATAAACAAGCGCTCCCCGGAGGAAGCGCCCGCCGCCGAGGTGGTCCCGCTGGCGGACGATCCCCTCCTGGGGGGCGCGACGCAGCTTCTGGGCTGCACGACGGTCTTCGAGCCCGGCTGGGAGGTCGATTCCTGGAACGGCATGACCAGCTTGTGCCGGCCGATGCAGAAGGACTATTACGGCTGCTCGGCCGATTGCTGGTGGCCGGCGCAGGTGCCCGACGAGCTGAGCAACTACCAGGGCTGGTCGGAGCAGTGCGGCAACGTGGAGATGGACTGGGCAAAGCTGAATTTCGTCGACTGATGAGAAATA includes these proteins:
- a CDS encoding radical SAM protein — protein: MISLPLAHAAEAAPAAAAASPTYKVADPLPLRGRLSPVLEYQVNAKPYLFVGETNTILALDEVTAELVRELGRDGATDKQALDAVIPRFGQDATLAAFKELRAERVIRPNELVVLDRPGRPPEFPVRSVVLNLAQGCNLSCSYCFADEGLYHDKQYGFMSAEMARQGVDFAFHEGQGHVHITFFGGEPTLNWPVLVEAVRHGEERAAREGRTIDFSLTTNASLLGDERIAFLAEHRIGVSVSLDGPPDVNDAYRTRKDGKGSSADVVPRIKRLLAGHRTRPIAARVTLAAGNTDVERIFDYLMALGFHEVGFAPVTTARADLQLPPADLEQILAGLQDLGARTHAAARQGRFLGFSNLINTWQELHEGKIKSHGCGAGIGLLSVGATGGLYLCHRFTGSGEHQFGDLADGIDRQARGTFLQAAHVANKGTCQTCWLKHTCAGGCYHEAWERLGSALEPNAHYCDFMRQWMEFALITYTDLAENHPRFITEHLAKRMRDR
- the qhpC gene encoding quinohemoprotein amine dehydrogenase subunit gamma; this encodes MTRHTRRINKRSPEEAPAAEVVPLADDPLLGGATQLLGCTTVFEPGWEVDSWNGMTSLCRPMQKDYYGCSADCWWPAQVPDELSNYQGWSEQCGNVEMDWAKLNFVD